The Castanea sativa cultivar Marrone di Chiusa Pesio chromosome 11, ASM4071231v1 genome contains a region encoding:
- the LOC142614839 gene encoding two-component response regulator ORR10-like, producing MGMAAEAQYHVLAVDDSLLDRKLIERLLKTSSYHVTAVDSGSKALEFLGLLEDEHNDALAPSVSLNDHHQDVDVNLIITDYCMPGMTGYDLLRKIKESKSLKDIPVVIMSSENIPSRINRCLEEGAEEFFLKPVQLSDVNKLKPHLLKGRDKESEPSINKRKGMEEYHSHDITRTKYDGLEVV from the exons ATGGGTATGGCTGCAGAGGCTCAGTACCATGTTCTGGCTGTTGATGATAGCCTTCTTGACAGAAAGTTGATTGAAAGGCTCCTAAAAACCTCTTCTTATCATG TTACTGCAGTGGATTCTGGTAGCAAGGCTTTAGAGTTTCTGGGTTTGCTTGAAGATGAACATAATGATGCACTTGCTCCCTCTGTTTCTCTAAATGATCATCACCAG GATGTAGATGTAAATTTGATCATTACAGATTACTGTATGCCAGGAATGACAGGCTATGATCTCCTTAGAAAGATCAAG GAATCTAAATCTCTTAAAGATATACCAGTAGTGATCATGTCCTCTGAGAACATCCCATCAAGGATTAACAG ATGCTTGGAAGAAGGAGCAGAAGAGTTCTTTTTGAAACCAGTTCAATTATCTGATGTGAATAAGCTCAAACCCCATTTGTTGAAGGGAAGAGACAAGGAATCAGAGCCCAGCATTAACAAGAGAAAGGGCATGGAAGAGTACCACTCACATGACATTACAAGAACAAAATATGATGGCTTGGAAGTGGTCTAA
- the LOC142618060 gene encoding protein NRT1/ PTR FAMILY 5.4-like: MSNFSYQPSSMDSSVAPVMINDGQKETRLVSTKQKSSRGGWNAAIFVIFVEMAERFAYYGLAGNLITYLTNELHEPLTTAVKNVNTWIGVSTLFPILGAFIADSYLGRFNTIIISSVIFLLGTVLLTLSVSVFPLHLRKAMSFLALYILSVGEGGHKPCVQTFAADQFDEVTPEEKKEKSSFFNWWYLGIVAAATSASLVVIYVQDNIGWTEGFGIPIGVIAVALTIFLLGIKKYRKEGPVGSPFTGVAQVFVAAARKWRVDETRHGRGVYYGMPSEGQPNTWILARTDQFRFLDKAMIIDNIDTSSKTRNPWRLCSLNQVEEVKLVLRLIPIWFSCIMFTVVQAQLHTYYIKQGSTMIRSIGHFHIPPGSLQALVGITILFAVPFYDRVFVPIARKFTGHPSGITVLQRIGVGLFLSILNMVVSALVEAERVSIAKKYNLMDNPKATIPMTVWWLLPQYMICGLSDAFAVVGLQELFYDQMPEALRSMGAAAYISVVGVGSFISNAIISVVQAISSRSGDKWLGNNLNRAHLDYYYWVLAGLSALSLCVYVCIAMRFVYKKVEEVEKTNGGRWVIMSTTNGEF, translated from the exons ATGTCAAATTTCTCATACCAACCTTCTTCCATGGATAGCTCCGTAGCACCAGTTATGATTAATGATGGTCAGAAGGAGACAAGGCTGGTCTCCACCAAGCAAAAGTCCTCCAGAGGTGGCTGGAATGCTGCCATTTTTGTCATCT tTGTTGAAATGGCTGAGCGTTTTGCCTACTATGGCCTCGCTGGTAACCTCATCACGTACCTCACAAATGAACTCCATGAGCCCTTGACCACTGCAGTTAAGAATGTCAACACTTGGATTGGCGTCTCAACACTCTTCCCCATACTCGGTGCCTTCATCGCTGATTCCTACTTGGGCCGTTTCAACACCATTATTATCTCCTCTGTCATCTTTCTCTTG GGAACAGTCCTATTGACTTTATCAGTCTCAGTGTTTCCTCTGCATTTGCGTAAGGCAATGTCTTTTTTAGCCCTTTACATATTATCAGTCGGCGAAGGTGGCCACAAACCGTGTGTGCAAACCTTTGCTGCAGACCAGTTCGACGAGGTCACACCAGaggagaagaaggaaaagagcTCATTTTTCAACTGGTGGTATTTGGGGATAGTTGCTGCCGCAACTTCTGCCTCACTGGTTGTAATTTATGTGCAG GATAATATTGGCTGGACAGAAGGGTTTGGAATACCGATAGGAGTGATAGCCGTGGCATTGACAATATTTTTACTAGGAATTAAAAAGTACCGGAAGGAGGGTCCTGTGGGCAGCCCTTTCACCGGGGTGGCACAAGTGTTTGTTGCGGCGGCTCGGAAGTGGCGGGTGGATGAGACACGCCATGGTAGGGGTGTATACTATGGCATGCCCTCGGAGGGTCAACCTAACACATGGATTTTGGCCAGGACTGATCAATTCAG gtTTTTGGACAAGGCAATGATCATTGACAACATTGATACATCTAGCAAAACCAGAAATCCTTGGAGGCTATGCTCACTAAATCAAGTGGAAGAAGTGAAGCTTGTTCTCCGCCTCATCCCCATATGGTTTAGTTGCATAATGTTCACTGTAGTCCAAGCTCAACTTCACACCTACTACATCAAGCAAGGTAGTACAATGATCCGGTCAATAGGACACTTCCATATTCCCCCAGGATCACTTCAAGCCTTAGTAGGCATCACAATTCTTTTTGCCGTTCCATTCTATGATCGAGTTTTTGTCCCAATAGCCAGAAAATTTACAGGACACCCATCAGGAATTACAGTGCTACAAAGAATAGGAGTTGGACTATTTCTATCCATACTCAACATGGTTGTGTCAGCTCTAGTAGAAGCCGAAAGGGTCAGCATTGCAAAAAAATATAACCTCATGGATAACCCTAAAGCAACTATTCCAATGACAGTTTGGTGGCTTCTTCCACAATACATGATTTGTGGTTTATCGGATGCATTTGCAGTTGTGGGACTCCAAGAATTATTCTATGATCAAATGCCAGAAGCACTGAGAAGTATGGGAGCTGCAGCATATATTAGTGTGGTTGGAGTTGGAAGCTTCATTAGCAATGCTATTATATCTGTTGTGCAGGCAATTAGCTCAAGGTCTGGTGATAAATGGCTTGGTAACAATCTCAATCGTGCACACCTTGACTACTACTACTGGGTCCTAGCAGGGTTGAGTGCTTTGAGTTTGTGTGTTTACGTATGCATTGCTATGCGCTTTGTCTACAAAAAGGTGGAGGAGGTTGAAAAAACCAACGGGGGAAGGTGGGTTATAATGAGCACCACCAATGGAGAATTTTAA